The following are encoded in a window of Candidatus Limnocylindrales bacterium genomic DNA:
- a CDS encoding radical SAM protein gives MMKTNLFSKILRYPLFRKFGFPNTLPVNLTVSILYSCNARCQTCNIYKKRVDNLTVEEYDRIFKSLGKAPFWFTISGGEPFLRKDIVEICRRAYRHCKPGIINIPTNGILYRFIPDRVEQIAKSCPDSQIIINLSLDEIGERHDEIRGYKNNYQLALKTYQQLKNLDYPNLTLGIHTVLSKYNVHNIFPIYHELDRLEPNSYITEIAEERMELDTVGLDITPSYEEYAQAVDFLTKEIEKKQSISGTSIFHISKITQAFRLEYYQLVKQILLKKTQVIPCYAGWASAHIAPDGNVWTCCIRAESIGNLREYDYDFKKVWSSPKAEELRASIRNKECYCPLANASYTNMLCSGRTITRVIWRILKWI, from the coding sequence ATGATGAAAACCAACTTATTTTCTAAAATTTTGAGGTACCCCCTCTTTAGAAAATTCGGGTTCCCCAATACCCTTCCGGTTAATTTAACTGTCAGCATTTTGTACTCATGTAACGCCCGATGCCAGACCTGTAACATTTATAAAAAACGGGTTGATAATCTTACGGTCGAAGAATACGACAGGATCTTCAAATCCCTGGGTAAAGCGCCATTTTGGTTTACCATTAGCGGGGGAGAACCTTTCTTGAGGAAAGATATTGTGGAAATCTGTCGGCGTGCTTACCGGCACTGTAAGCCGGGTATCATTAATATTCCCACCAACGGGATTCTTTATCGGTTTATTCCGGATAGGGTGGAACAGATCGCAAAGAGTTGTCCGGATAGCCAGATCATCATTAATCTTTCTCTGGATGAAATCGGTGAGCGGCATGATGAAATTCGGGGTTATAAAAATAACTACCAACTGGCCTTAAAAACCTACCAGCAACTTAAAAATCTCGATTATCCCAATTTAACCCTGGGGATTCACACGGTTCTATCCAAATATAACGTCCATAACATTTTCCCTATCTATCATGAATTGGACCGACTGGAGCCAAACTCTTATATCACAGAAATAGCAGAGGAGCGGATGGAGTTGGATACGGTTGGGTTGGATATTACCCCTTCCTATGAGGAATATGCCCAGGCAGTGGATTTTCTCACCAAAGAAATTGAAAAGAAGCAGTCTATCTCGGGTACTTCGATTTTCCATATTTCCAAGATTACCCAGGCTTTTCGGCTAGAATACTATCAGTTGGTAAAACAGATTTTGTTGAAGAAAACCCAGGTGATTCCCTGTTATGCCGGTTGGGCTTCTGCCCATATAGCCCCGGATGGAAATGTGTGGACTTGCTGTATTCGGGCCGAGAGCATAGGAAATCTTCGGGAATATGACTATGATTTCAAGAAAGTATGGTCTAGCCCAAAGGCTGAAGAACTCAGGGCCAGTATTCGAAATAAGGAATGTTATTGTCCATTGGCCAATGCCAGTTACACCAATATGTTATGTTCTGGAAGGACCATAACCCGGGTAATCTGGCGAATTCTGAAATGGATATAG
- a CDS encoding glycosyltransferase, which translates to MITISVVIPSYNSEQTIRSCLEAILKQKPRGAFEVLVVDSSTDSTPDIIRREFPTVKLIHLDEKADPGTARNLGVKEAQGRLIAFVDSDCIAASDWLLKMEEAHTGDIVAVGGSIDNGNPHSLISRAGYLCEFRDFLPGIPKQLVQHIATGNSSYQKSVLVEKGGFFGEFQEDLLFNWRLSQEGKKILFDPTIQVHHFHRTHLKDYLKHQYKIGRTTVQVLKKTDLQGSFIVRHPVLAAGILPVLPFVKFIRTIYTFIKFRSIHSLGPPLVIPLFCLGLFSWALGFASGVYGSPFKIKGEDKNP; encoded by the coding sequence TTGATAACTATTTCAGTAGTTATCCCTTCTTATAACTCAGAGCAAACCATCCGCTCTTGCCTGGAGGCTATTTTAAAGCAAAAGCCAAGGGGAGCCTTTGAGGTTCTTGTGGTAGATAGTTCTACGGATTCCACACCGGATATTATCCGACGCGAGTTTCCCACCGTCAAGCTCATTCATTTGGATGAAAAAGCGGATCCTGGGACGGCCAGAAATCTGGGGGTTAAAGAAGCACAAGGTCGCCTCATTGCCTTTGTTGACTCAGACTGTATCGCGGCTTCGGACTGGCTCTTAAAAATGGAGGAGGCCCATACGGGGGATATCGTTGCCGTCGGGGGGTCTATAGACAATGGAAATCCCCACAGCCTGATAAGTCGCGCGGGATATTTATGTGAGTTTAGAGATTTTTTACCTGGAATACCCAAACAGTTGGTCCAACACATCGCCACCGGTAATAGTTCCTATCAGAAGAGTGTCCTGGTTGAGAAGGGAGGATTCTTCGGAGAGTTCCAGGAAGATCTCCTGTTCAACTGGCGGTTATCCCAAGAAGGGAAGAAGATTCTTTTTGACCCGACTATACAGGTTCACCATTTTCATCGGACCCATCTGAAGGATTATTTGAAGCATCAGTATAAAATCGGCAGAACAACCGTGCAGGTCCTGAAGAAAACAGATCTCCAGGGGTCCTTTATCGTCAGGCATCCGGTTCTGGCTGCAGGGATCTTACCGGTTCTACCCTTTGTCAAATTTATTCGGACGATTTACACATTTATCAAATTCCGATCTATCCACTCTTTAGGTCCTCCCCTGGTAATTCCCCTCTTTTGCCTGGGGCTTTTTTCCTGGGCATTGGGATTTGCCTCGGGAGTTTATGGTTCACCTTTTAAGATTAAAGGTGAAGATAAGAACCCTTAA
- a CDS encoding class I SAM-dependent methyltransferase, which yields MKRNLDEGLGTVYERFMLNNLFDELLATYPIHNVLEVPIYGMSGLTGINSLHFAKKGCRVTLVDKDQNWLLEAQELWKMADLKDQCQPIYQKDLSRLPFKENSFDLVWNFAALWFVEQAESLLRDMIRVSSNLVLIAVPNPGQPGYFLRKYCIDPDFFKQVDEKWVRKDRICRVLASENLQIIRQGILDIPPWPDTCVPIKHILQKFGIRLKENPSTGSPEGGWTWNIMDYYLGRNPGLKEKVERFSFLEKSPLPYFFKALWAHHHYILGKKPSYKRALTVRL from the coding sequence ATGAAAAGAAATCTGGATGAAGGATTGGGTACTGTTTACGAGCGATTCATGTTGAATAACCTTTTTGATGAGCTATTGGCCACCTACCCCATCCATAATGTTCTGGAAGTCCCTATTTATGGCATGTCCGGGCTAACCGGGATCAACAGCCTTCATTTTGCGAAAAAAGGTTGTCGGGTGACCCTTGTGGATAAAGACCAAAACTGGCTTTTAGAAGCTCAAGAATTATGGAAGATGGCCGATTTAAAAGATCAATGTCAACCCATTTATCAAAAAGATCTATCCCGACTTCCCTTCAAAGAAAATAGTTTCGATCTGGTATGGAACTTTGCAGCCCTCTGGTTTGTAGAACAGGCAGAGTCCTTACTCCGGGATATGATCCGGGTATCCTCTAACCTGGTGTTGATAGCGGTTCCTAATCCAGGGCAGCCAGGATATTTTCTACGGAAATATTGCATAGATCCAGACTTTTTCAAACAGGTCGATGAAAAATGGGTTCGTAAGGATCGGATTTGTCGGGTTCTGGCATCGGAGAACCTTCAAATCATCCGACAGGGTATTCTGGATATTCCACCCTGGCCGGACACCTGCGTCCCCATTAAACACATACTTCAAAAGTTCGGGATTCGTCTGAAAGAGAATCCTTCAACAGGATCCCCGGAAGGAGGCTGGACCTGGAATATCATGGATTACTACCTGGGGAGAAATCCTGGGCTTAAGGAAAAGGTGGAACGATTTTCCTTCCTGGAGAAATCTCCTCTTCCTTATTTCTTTAAGGCTTTATGGGCTCACCATCACTATATACTAGGTAAAAAGCCTTCTTATAAAAGAGCTTTGACGGTTCGTCTTTAA
- a CDS encoding RluA family pseudouridine synthase, whose amino-acid sequence MRSHSEIRVIFEDSQLIVVDKPAGLPVIPGRWNKEEDTLFARVNEYLGSSSVPSGSPLPEKVRIVHRIDRDTSGVVIFAKTAQAHSRLCQQFLRREVKKIYVGVVEGVVKEDRGTIQLPIGTDPQKKGVMRIDPKAGREAITDYEVMERFIGFTLLRLQPKTGRTHQLRIHLQAFGYPLAVDPIYGNRGVLYLSQLKRGFKPKSDEPERPLMARLSLHASSLCIVHPTEGKEITFEAKLPKDMEILIKNLRKYRRNP is encoded by the coding sequence ATGAGGTCTCATTCTGAAATCCGTGTTATTTTTGAAGACTCCCAACTTATCGTGGTAGATAAACCGGCGGGGCTTCCGGTTATTCCAGGGCGATGGAATAAAGAGGAAGATACCCTGTTTGCAAGGGTCAATGAATATCTCGGTTCCTCTTCTGTTCCTTCAGGTTCCCCTTTACCTGAAAAAGTAAGGATAGTCCACCGAATTGATCGGGATACCAGTGGAGTTGTGATTTTTGCAAAGACAGCCCAGGCCCATTCTAGGTTATGCCAGCAATTTCTCCGCAGGGAGGTAAAAAAAATCTATGTAGGGGTGGTAGAAGGGGTTGTGAAGGAGGATCGGGGGACCATCCAACTCCCCATTGGAACAGATCCCCAAAAAAAGGGAGTGATGCGCATCGATCCTAAAGCAGGGAGGGAGGCTATCACCGATTATGAGGTGATGGAGCGGTTTATTGGTTTTACGCTGCTCAGGTTACAACCCAAAACCGGGCGAACCCATCAGCTACGGATTCACCTGCAAGCTTTTGGATATCCTTTAGCTGTGGATCCTATATATGGAAACCGGGGAGTTTTATACCTATCGCAGCTTAAGCGGGGTTTCAAGCCTAAATCAGATGAGCCCGAAAGACCCCTTATGGCCCGACTTTCTCTCCATGCAAGCAGTCTCTGTATCGTGCATCCGACGGAGGGCAAAGAAATAACCTTTGAAGCCAAACTCCCCAAAGATATGGAGATCTTGATCAAAAATTTAAGGAAATATAGACGGAACCCATGA
- a CDS encoding polyprenol monophosphomannose synthase, which produces MQEKDIQPFIILPTYNERENIHPLVQRIIEVDPRFCILIIDDNSPDGTGKLADELAEKFHQVHTLHRKTKMGLGTAYITGFKYALSQGAEYIFEMDADFSHDPSYLPQFLEAIQDSDLVIGSRYINGIRVEGWRFRRLLMSKLANMYASYIMVQPIWDFTSGFRCYRRAVLERINFDEIHSDGYAFQIEMVYHVLKNGFKVKEIPILFRERKHGYSKISRKIVWEAFWTVLKLRAPLKVILYHAREFFKDDKETLFNR; this is translated from the coding sequence ATGCAAGAAAAAGATATCCAACCATTTATCATCCTTCCTACCTACAACGAGCGGGAAAACATTCACCCTTTAGTTCAGCGGATTATAGAAGTCGATCCCCGGTTTTGTATCCTCATTATAGACGATAACTCACCGGATGGAACTGGTAAATTAGCCGACGAGCTGGCAGAGAAATTTCATCAGGTCCATACTCTCCATCGAAAAACCAAAATGGGATTGGGAACGGCGTATATAACCGGGTTTAAGTACGCTTTAAGCCAAGGGGCAGAGTATATCTTCGAGATGGATGCCGATTTTTCCCATGACCCCTCCTATCTTCCTCAATTCCTGGAAGCCATACAGGATTCGGATCTGGTGATCGGTAGCCGATATATAAATGGGATACGGGTTGAAGGATGGAGATTTCGACGCCTGCTGATGAGCAAGCTTGCCAACATGTATGCTTCTTATATCATGGTTCAGCCTATCTGGGACTTTACCAGTGGATTTCGGTGCTATCGCAGAGCGGTTCTTGAAAGGATTAACTTCGATGAGATTCATTCCGATGGCTATGCCTTTCAGATTGAGATGGTTTATCACGTTTTAAAAAACGGCTTTAAAGTCAAGGAAATTCCTATTCTATTTCGGGAGCGAAAACATGGATATTCTAAAATTTCAAGGAAGATCGTCTGGGAAGCCTTTTGGACGGTTTTAAAACTTCGGGCTCCCCTCAAAGTGATCCTCTACCATGCCAGGGAATTTTTCAAGGATGATAAAGAGACCCTCTTCAACAGGTAA
- a CDS encoding methyl-accepting chemotaxis protein gives MKNKNLFGKLHKKLLFFFLLVGLTPVIIGGIIAYYYTTGILKENVIGDYQQLVENSADRITIFLQERLHALQVLSDNPLILGGLKFPATLPRVSEFLKSYVTSSGNYYLLALLDENRNVLASSETTLQTGEISEFHLDTRVGDFYPSPLIQKLFPDSKGYTLTFSIPITKIQEKGGYLVAFLKWSKITEKVNELKATQSEPIWILNQQGTYILHRDENKIWKEQIPDGISTQLKKNRNGYYIEKGELTVYMQDLSYQDLGDLGWTVGISKSLATVLAPAEGVKWRMSGVVLIAAIGVTLLALLIASGLSRPIVSMTQEVRAFVGSTIQDINTQKGDEISILAASLRALIEYLKDMAAVATRISQGDLDLQVEPRSQHDTLGHSFAQMTQYLKKMAEVADKLARGDLSQDVHPKSEKDVLGLSFKNMISQLRELVSQIQRNADQVRLISTEILTRSDEDLKTVENITSSAEETSSAMAEMGASVEEVAENTQTLFAATEEISSAVEQMFGSIQQVNQNSEKLSELSETTAAAMNQMVRSVERVAKNAEDFKQFYQKTAEIAVQGQVSVQQVINSMDKIRQAVASATQTIQNLETKSQEIGTILDVIDGIADQTALLALNASILAAQAGEHGRGFAVVADEIKELANRVAVSTKEITGIIQGVQKQSLEAVQEIREGNQEVDEGVKLVHQAGQALDRITSSAKNSLSAASEIAQAIQEQKESTQKVMVSMEEVTERIAEINRATQEQEKGGSQILHAVEGVRSLAEQVKRATLEQTKGAGQVNLAMDEVKHHILQSTANARDSARAAEELSSQAEALRRLMDRFILTPE, from the coding sequence ATGAAAAATAAAAATTTGTTCGGTAAACTTCATAAGAAATTGTTGTTCTTTTTTTTATTGGTAGGACTTACACCGGTTATTATTGGAGGGATTATTGCCTATTATTATACCACTGGAATATTAAAAGAAAACGTTATCGGCGATTATCAACAATTGGTAGAAAACTCCGCCGACAGAATCACGATCTTTCTTCAAGAGCGTCTGCATGCCTTACAGGTTTTATCCGATAATCCACTTATTCTTGGAGGCCTGAAATTTCCGGCGACTCTCCCCCGGGTGAGTGAATTTCTTAAAAGTTATGTGACCAGTTCTGGAAATTACTATCTACTTGCTCTTTTAGACGAAAACAGAAACGTTCTGGCCTCCAGCGAGACGACCCTTCAAACCGGAGAAATTTCAGAATTTCATCTGGATACCCGGGTGGGAGATTTTTACCCCTCTCCCCTTATTCAGAAACTGTTTCCCGATAGCAAAGGTTACACGTTAACCTTTTCCATCCCCATTACGAAGATTCAGGAAAAAGGAGGTTACCTGGTAGCTTTTTTGAAGTGGAGTAAAATAACTGAGAAAGTCAATGAGCTAAAGGCCACCCAATCCGAGCCCATCTGGATCCTTAACCAACAGGGCACTTACATCCTGCACCGGGATGAAAATAAAATCTGGAAGGAGCAAATTCCAGATGGGATTTCCACCCAACTGAAAAAGAACCGTAATGGCTATTACATCGAAAAGGGAGAGTTGACGGTTTATATGCAGGATTTGAGTTATCAAGATTTAGGGGATTTAGGATGGACGGTTGGGATTTCCAAATCCCTGGCAACGGTTTTGGCCCCTGCCGAAGGAGTGAAATGGAGAATGTCAGGAGTGGTTTTGATCGCAGCCATTGGAGTTACTCTTCTAGCTCTTTTGATTGCCAGCGGTTTGTCCAGGCCGATCGTTTCCATGACGCAGGAGGTTCGGGCTTTTGTAGGAAGCACCATTCAGGATATAAATACCCAAAAGGGGGATGAGATTTCCATCCTGGCCGCTTCCCTCCGGGCCCTTATAGAATACCTGAAAGATATGGCAGCGGTGGCAACCCGGATCTCTCAAGGGGATTTAGACCTTCAAGTCGAGCCGAGATCTCAGCATGACACACTGGGGCATTCCTTTGCTCAGATGACCCAGTATTTGAAAAAGATGGCGGAGGTTGCCGATAAACTGGCCCGTGGGGACCTCTCCCAGGACGTTCATCCTAAATCTGAAAAAGATGTTTTAGGCCTTTCTTTTAAGAATATGATCTCTCAGTTGAGAGAACTTGTCTCCCAGATTCAACGTAATGCCGATCAGGTGAGATTAATCAGCACAGAGATTCTGACCAGATCTGATGAAGATTTAAAAACGGTGGAGAATATTACCTCTTCTGCTGAAGAAACCTCCTCGGCCATGGCCGAAATGGGAGCCAGTGTGGAAGAGGTTGCCGAAAATACCCAGACGCTTTTTGCGGCTACCGAAGAGATTTCCTCTGCCGTCGAACAAATGTTCGGTTCTATTCAGCAGGTTAATCAGAACTCGGAAAAACTTTCTGAATTGTCCGAGACCACAGCGGCAGCCATGAATCAGATGGTCCGCTCGGTGGAAAGGGTTGCTAAAAATGCAGAAGACTTCAAGCAGTTCTATCAAAAAACTGCCGAAATTGCCGTACAGGGCCAGGTTTCGGTACAACAGGTAATAAATAGCATGGATAAAATCCGTCAGGCAGTGGCCTCGGCGACCCAAACGATTCAGAATCTGGAAACCAAATCCCAGGAGATTGGAACCATTCTGGATGTGATCGATGGGATAGCGGATCAAACGGCACTGCTGGCTTTAAACGCCTCAATCCTGGCAGCCCAGGCTGGAGAACATGGAAGAGGTTTTGCCGTGGTGGCAGATGAAATTAAAGAACTGGCCAACCGGGTAGCCGTATCTACGAAAGAGATTACCGGGATTATCCAGGGAGTACAGAAGCAGTCCCTGGAAGCCGTGCAGGAGATCCGAGAGGGGAATCAGGAAGTAGATGAAGGGGTGAAATTGGTTCATCAAGCGGGACAGGCTCTGGATCGAATTACTTCGAGTGCAAAGAACTCATTGTCTGCTGCCAGTGAGATCGCTCAGGCGATCCAGGAACAAAAGGAGTCTACCCAGAAAGTTATGGTATCCATGGAAGAAGTCACGGAGCGGATTGCAGAGATCAATCGTGCGACCCAGGAACAGGAAAAAGGAGGATCTCAAATTCTACATGCAGTGGAAGGCGTGCGGAGCCTGGCAGAACAGGTAAAGCGGGCAACTTTGGAACAAACAAAGGGAGCCGGCCAGGTGAATCTGGCCATGGATGAGGTAAAACATCATATTTTGCAAAGCACTGCCAATGCCCGAGATTCTGCTCGAGCCGCCGAAGAGCTTTCTTCTCAGGCAGAAGCCCTGCGCCGGTTAATGGATCGGTTTATACTCACTCCGGAATAA
- a CDS encoding NAD-dependent epimerase/dehydratase family protein, which yields MDIVVSGATGFIGYNLVQHLSQQGFKISGLIRNFHKVDLLTQWGVEPVLVDLQDTDKLKEAVRGAKVVFHLAALRGEGFWSWEEFYRVNVKGTENLLKACLNQVNHFIYCSSVSVFGHFWPGPATENYPYAPVNNYGRSKVEAEKLVFRYYQEKDLPVTIVRPVITYGPQDVSGMLTKLIRLIYSGKYLTVGNGNNRVHLVYIDDLIQGFERIMTQPRAVGEAFIIAGEKPITVNELVAKVAFILNKKVPPFHVPRSLARGIGFCLEKIFAAGASTRLSFFKKEPLCTRSKVDIMTVDCSYSIEKARQLLGYQPRVPYDEGIRWTVEWLRTGRQL from the coding sequence ATGGATATAGTTGTCAGTGGAGCCACAGGTTTTATTGGTTATAATCTGGTCCAGCACCTTTCTCAGCAGGGATTCAAAATCTCAGGACTCATTAGAAACTTCCATAAAGTGGATCTCTTAACCCAATGGGGTGTAGAGCCGGTTCTTGTAGATTTGCAGGATACAGATAAATTGAAGGAAGCTGTTCGGGGTGCAAAGGTGGTTTTTCACCTGGCCGCTTTGAGGGGAGAAGGATTCTGGAGTTGGGAAGAGTTTTACCGGGTAAACGTAAAAGGTACCGAGAATCTCTTAAAAGCCTGTTTAAATCAGGTTAACCATTTTATCTACTGTAGTTCGGTCAGTGTCTTCGGCCATTTTTGGCCAGGACCTGCCACGGAGAACTATCCTTACGCCCCGGTTAACAATTACGGACGATCCAAGGTTGAAGCGGAAAAGCTTGTATTTCGCTATTATCAAGAAAAAGATCTCCCTGTAACCATCGTCCGCCCGGTCATCACTTACGGTCCTCAGGATGTAAGTGGCATGTTAACCAAGTTAATTCGATTAATCTATAGTGGGAAATACTTAACGGTTGGGAATGGAAATAATCGGGTCCATTTGGTTTATATTGATGATCTTATTCAGGGATTTGAACGGATCATGACCCAACCCAGGGCCGTGGGAGAGGCTTTTATTATCGCCGGAGAAAAGCCGATTACCGTGAACGAGCTGGTCGCCAAGGTAGCTTTCATTTTAAATAAGAAGGTACCTCCTTTTCACGTTCCCCGGAGTTTGGCCAGAGGTATCGGATTTTGTCTTGAAAAGATTTTTGCAGCCGGAGCTTCTACCCGTCTTTCTTTTTTTAAGAAGGAACCTTTATGTACCCGAAGTAAGGTTGATATTATGACCGTGGATTGTTCCTATAGTATTGAAAAAGCCCGGCAACTATTGGGGTATCAACCTCGGGTCCCCTACGATGAGGGGATTCGATGGACTGTTGAGTGGTTAAGAACCGGCCGGCAGCTTTAA
- a CDS encoding DUF2723 domain-containing protein, translated as MIKRPSSTGNFVGTFLLSFFTYLWTLAPTVIWGDSAGFALEVRRSSLRIGTASDHPLYILLGRIFARLPGELAWNLNLLSALFGALTVAFIYAITFKLTHSPSAGWTAATALCFSHAFWLHAVITEVYTLHAFFVALLIYLLLVWREHPQTNYWLYLIGFTLLLGLTNHLILASLLPALIYFIVVTDPSRIFSKKGVVKMIGFWGVAFLLFLIFPGSFITTIQKLWFGPPPIYHYFTFPEGNILIKEVLFYFLYLMYQFPWIGFILGFWGIKSLLEVDVKTGIFLLLAMGINGLFFIKTTAWPSLGSTKYTFYISDYVIFSLFIGYGTFAIVWKYGKFGKGYKKRKTGGRLQPFDISGFLPLFLILAIVAAPLLTYNLTPYLVKSLHIDLLHAREIPFRDNTAFFLNPGKRGEYGARRFGEEALRVVKPDAILIADYTPYTVLLYLQEIEALRPDVIILSSNFYGSLKDLQPIVAEHFPEHPVYLAGINSGYYKIDNLQKNFNLVRVGPLFEVTKK; from the coding sequence ATGATAAAGAGACCCTCTTCAACAGGTAACTTTGTGGGTACTTTTCTATTGTCCTTTTTTACTTACCTGTGGACTTTGGCTCCCACCGTTATCTGGGGGGATAGCGCAGGTTTTGCCCTGGAAGTTCGTAGGTCCTCTTTAAGGATTGGTACGGCCAGTGATCATCCTCTTTATATTTTATTGGGACGTATTTTTGCCAGGTTACCTGGAGAATTAGCCTGGAATCTGAATTTACTCTCTGCCCTCTTCGGAGCCCTGACGGTTGCTTTTATTTATGCAATTACCTTTAAACTAACCCATTCTCCCTCAGCCGGATGGACCGCTGCAACTGCCCTCTGCTTTTCCCATGCATTCTGGCTTCATGCCGTCATCACCGAGGTCTATACTTTACATGCCTTTTTCGTAGCTTTATTGATTTACTTGCTTCTGGTATGGCGAGAGCATCCTCAGACAAATTACTGGCTTTATCTCATAGGTTTCACTCTGCTGTTGGGGCTTACCAACCACCTGATTCTGGCTTCCCTCCTGCCGGCTTTAATTTACTTTATTGTGGTCACAGACCCCTCCCGAATTTTTAGTAAAAAAGGGGTTGTGAAGATGATAGGCTTTTGGGGTGTGGCCTTTCTCCTGTTTTTGATTTTCCCGGGAAGTTTTATAACCACCATCCAGAAATTATGGTTTGGTCCACCTCCTATTTATCACTATTTTACCTTCCCCGAAGGAAACATCCTGATCAAGGAAGTCCTATTCTACTTTCTCTATTTAATGTATCAGTTTCCCTGGATTGGTTTTATCCTTGGTTTTTGGGGAATAAAAAGCCTGTTAGAAGTAGATGTGAAGACCGGGATTTTCCTGCTTCTGGCCATGGGGATCAACGGCCTGTTTTTTATAAAAACCACGGCATGGCCGAGTTTGGGTTCTACAAAGTATACCTTTTACATCTCTGATTATGTCATATTCTCTCTTTTTATAGGTTACGGAACCTTTGCCATAGTGTGGAAGTATGGAAAGTTTGGAAAGGGGTATAAAAAGAGGAAGACAGGTGGAAGGTTACAACCTTTTGACATCTCCGGATTCCTACCTCTCTTCCTCATCCTGGCGATCGTTGCTGCGCCTCTTCTAACTTACAACCTGACTCCTTATCTGGTAAAAAGCCTGCATATAGATCTTTTACACGCCCGGGAAATCCCTTTTAGGGATAATACCGCTTTTTTTCTGAATCCAGGCAAACGTGGAGAATATGGTGCCAGAAGGTTCGGTGAAGAAGCCCTGCGAGTTGTCAAACCCGATGCTATTTTGATTGCAGATTATACTCCCTACACAGTGCTACTCTATTTACAGGAGATAGAGGCGCTAAGACCCGATGTAATCATCCTATCCAGTAATTTTTATGGAAGCTTGAAAGATCTGCAACCGATCGTAGCCGAACACTTTCCTGAACACCCTGTCTACCTGGCGGGTATCAATTCGGGATATTACAAGATCGATAATCTTCAGAAAAACTTTAATCTGGTCCGGGTAGGACCCCTCTTTGAGGTAACCAAAAAATGA
- a CDS encoding glycosyltransferase, producing MKNLKDPIKYCSVGIMAHNEEANIHRLLEALLRQNLEGYHIQEIIVVASGCTDNTEALVREFCGQDERIKLLVQEQREGKASAINLFLQEAKADILVLESADTIPSRNAIKNLLKPFSDPRVGMTGARSRPINHLNTFMGYSINFLWWMHHYLALSKPKLGELVAFRNVIKRIPSDTAVDEAALEAILVRAGYQILYVKDAIVRNKGPETIRDYLTQRRRIVAGHKHLYRTQGYAVASTDIRLILSILVKKVYLHLEMILRLIKQRRFHRLTKYLFLHLRRVLYIIGAIFLEILGQGLGAYDFYIKKKNPFIWDVARSTKKI from the coding sequence ATGAAAAACCTGAAAGATCCTATAAAGTATTGCAGCGTGGGGATCATGGCCCATAATGAGGAGGCCAACATCCATCGTTTGTTGGAGGCTTTATTAAGGCAGAATCTGGAGGGGTATCATATTCAGGAGATAATAGTGGTTGCCAGCGGGTGCACGGATAATACCGAAGCCCTTGTAAGGGAATTTTGTGGCCAAGATGAGCGGATTAAACTCCTGGTTCAAGAACAGCGGGAGGGAAAGGCCTCAGCGATCAATCTCTTCCTTCAAGAAGCCAAAGCCGACATCCTGGTTTTAGAAAGTGCCGATACGATTCCTTCTCGGAATGCCATAAAAAATCTCTTAAAACCTTTCTCAGATCCTAGAGTAGGGATGACGGGAGCTCGATCTCGTCCCATTAACCATTTAAATACCTTTATGGGATATTCCATCAACTTCCTCTGGTGGATGCATCACTACCTAGCCCTTAGCAAACCTAAACTGGGTGAGCTGGTCGCTTTCAGGAATGTCATTAAAAGAATCCCATCGGATACGGCGGTTGATGAAGCGGCCCTGGAAGCCATCTTAGTTAGAGCCGGATATCAAATCCTTTACGTGAAAGATGCTATTGTACGAAATAAGGGTCCAGAAACCATCCGGGATTACCTGACCCAGCGGCGACGTATCGTTGCAGGACATAAACATCTCTACAGAACCCAGGGATATGCTGTAGCATCCACCGATATCCGGCTGATTCTATCTATTCTTGTGAAGAAAGTTTATCTTCATTTGGAAATGATCCTTCGGCTTATAAAACAAAGGCGCTTTCATCGCCTGACAAAGTATTTATTCCTCCATCTTCGGCGAGTTCTTTATATTATCGGAGCTATCTTCCTGGAAATTCTGGGCCAGGGCCTCGGAGCTTATGATTTTTACATTAAAAAGAAAAACCCTTTCATCTGGGATGTGGCCAGAAGTACAAAGAAAATATGA